The Spirochaetota bacterium genomic sequence GATCTGCAGCACTTTGATCGATATGCGCGGCATATGGCGAGGTATCCCGGCAACGAATCAGAGTTGAATTACATGGCGGGAAAGCTCAATTTCTTTGCAGGCAATTATCAGAATGCCTACAACCATTTCCTTCCGCTTTCCCGCGTAAAAAGCAATCAGGGTGCCGAAGCGTTATATTTCATCGGGCTGTACAATCTCATGGTGACCAGGAATATCGCAGCCGCCATGAACATATTCGCCAAACTGATCGATATGGAGGACGCTGCGGATTCGGTAAAAAGAAAAGCACTGATACAGTGCGCTATAATGTATCGCGAAATGAACGATAACGATAAAACATTGGAATGCCTGAAAAAGGTCCTATCGATCCAGCACCGCAGCATGACATACATACAGGCCATAAACCTGCTGGACGAGTTCGGTTTTGATGGAAAGTGAAGCCGGTCCCGTCACCATAGATACTGGAGGAAGCCATGGATTCAAAAAGAAAGATTCTTGTCATCAGCGGCCCGAACCTTAACCTGCTTGGAACGCGAGAACCCGATGTATACGGGACCCGCACTCTTGAAGACATGAAGAAACTTGCCGTGGAAGCTTCAAAAAAAATGAATGTGGACCTCGAATTCATTCAATCCAACAGTGAAGGCGAGATAATCGATTGCATACACAGAAATCGAACAGCCGTCGGAATGATAATAAATCCAGCGGCATTCACCCATACGTCCATAGCCATACGGGATGCCATATCCGCCGTGGGCATTCCGACAGTGGAAGTGCATCTTTCCAATATTCACGCGCGGGAGGAGTTCAGGCGGAAATCTTATATCGCCCCCGTGTGTGTCGGGCAAATATCGGGGTTCGGCATACATTCATACCTTCTGGGGCTGTCGGCCCTTGACGCCTACCTTAATGAAAGGGATAAGAGGTGATTGGCGGGGATTACCGGGCTATGGAGCCGCAGGAGCGGCACTGGATGGTTTCTCCCATGAGATACACTTTATCAAGGGGCGCTCCGCAGGACGGGCAAAAACGGATATTAGCCACCTCGTGCTCGGCTTCTTCAGTGAAAAATTCGCCGGTCGTACGATCGATTTTTCCCCGCACAAGCCCTTTCTCAACAGCCGCGGCGAGGAGTTTTGCGGCGAGCTGCTCCGGCATCGTCAGCCGGGCTGCCACATCACTGATCTTAATGCGCCGGTATGATATGACCATGCCCGCGATTGTTTGCATGAGCTCAATGTTCTTTTTCATTTTTTTTGAGCGCATGTAGAGGAAAAGACCCGGGATTATAAACGAGAGTGAAAAAAAGGCTATGGGGATGCCGGATTTTGATTGGGCCGATGAGCTGTCGATGTGCATCGCAATGCCCAGGATGCATGTCGTCGCGCCGCAGAATAATATGAATAATCCAAAAAGCTGGACAGCTGTCGCTATGGCTTTTTTAAAAATCATGGCGGCTGGCTAGTGGCGGGTCGAGTTTCTTTTTTTTGATTCTATTTCATGGCGCTGCAGGGCGGTCGAAATGATAGAATCGAGGTCGCCTTGCTTGATCGGCTTGATCAGGTACCCATAGTGGCGTATCGTATCAGCGCGTTTTATTGTGTTTGAATCGGCATTGGCGGTGAGAAATATGACCGGAATGTCAACCTGTTTGGTTATCAAGTCGGTCGCTTCAATACCATCCATGTCATCTGATAGAAAAATATCCATAATTATCAGGTCAGGCATGATCGACTTGACTTTCTCAACTGCTTCTTCGCCGGAAGAGAGCGTCGCCGAAACCTGGTACCCAACTCGTTCGAGCATACGTTGTATGTCCAGGGCTGTGATCAGCTCGTCTTCAACAAGCATAATGCGTTCTTTCAATATCCCCTCGTCCATTCTATGACATAATATAATGATAATGTACGGTTATTGCAAGCGATATAATAAATTTTTTTATGACTGTAATAATCACCGAGTCAATGTTAATGATAATTCATGGATTTTTTTTAAAAATATACCTGCAACGAATATGTAAAATTTTCGTTTTATGTCCAATAAAACCGAATTGAATATATAAACAGAAATATAGATTACGGTGTTTATAATTATAGCAAAAGTGATATATGTATCAACTCTTTTTTTATGACCGGGGTAATTCTAAGGCATTAATTTCGAGCGTATAAGACTGATTATATTCTTGAGGGAAGTATCGTCACTATTCTTAAAATCTAGCTTATTCTCCTTAATGCAGGGGGCAAGCAGAGATATGATATCTTCAGTGAGTTCTCCGTATTGGCCTATAAAAGATTCAATCCTCGCCCGGACGCTGAATTCCAGCTTTTCCCGGGGATCAAGGTCAAGGTATTCATCTATTGTTTCAAGCATGCCCTTGCGGTCCCGTGGAAGTTTTCCGAAGATGGGCAGAAGGTTTGAAGCACTGTCGCTGAGGATTTCCGTATCGGCATCCGTTTCTTCGATAAGAATCCTAATTTCCCTGACCACTAGCTCTTCCGTCGCTTCTATAAATGCGCCGTTTTTTCGAGCTTCCTCAAGAGCGGTCATGGGAAAAATCTCCAGGGACCTGAGGCGTATGAAATCCGGCCCAATTCTGGAAAGGACACGGGCAGTGTCATGGCCATTCGCGTCGGAATGGGCCGCTCCTCCCAGACCGGGCATCACGTATACCGAACAGGAAAGGCCGGCTTCCTTCGTTTTCAAACAACCGGCTACCTGCTCTTCGGCCGATACTCCCTTGTTGACCATGGTCAGCACGGTGTCGCATCCGCTCTCAAGCCCGAAATGGACCCGGTGAAGGCCCGCGCCGGCCATGGATTTCAGCTCTTTCAATGAACGAATCCGGGCTGCCGTTGAGGTCCTTCCGTATACGGTAAAACGTGAAATACCGGGGAAATTCAGTCTTATCTCACCGATAACCTTCTTTATAAAATCGGGTTTATGGGTAAGTGAATCGGCATCACCCAGGAAGCAGGTCCTTCCTCCGCTGATGCGCCAGGTGACAATATGGTTCATGCATTGCTCGATGTCCGGTGTGCTGTTGAACCATGAAAGGAACCAGGCCATGCGCGGATCCAGAGACTCAGGCCGCGGAAGAGAGCCAATTTCAAACGCCTGTTCGGAGAAGATTCCCGCTTCCCATTGGGCGGCTTTGACGGCATCGGCGAAGTCGGGGATGCGGCTGTATGCGGCTGATGAATAAACAGGGAAACCGACACCCTGCTCGTAAAGATAATCATCCATCAGTTTCGCCCGTCTGATGTCCTCGAGGATCTCGTCGATTCCGCGCCGGGAGTATTTTGCTCCGACCTTGTACACGGGGCAGAAGGCGCATTTCTTCCAGTGGCAGTTCCTGGTAAGCCTGAAGGTAAGGCTGTAATTTTCAGTGGGCGGTCGTATGGAGCATATCTCGAATGGCCTGATCGATAGAATGTCAGTCCCGGAAAACATGACCCCGGCGTTACTCCACCGTGACGCTCTTCGCCAGATTACGCGGCTGGTCGACATCACAGCCGCGCAGGACGGCGACATGATAGGCGAGCAGCTGGAGCGGGATGACAGTCAGAAGGGGGGAGAATATTTTCCTGACCTCGGGTATGTAAATGATATGGTCACTGTATCGCCGGATGCTTTCATCGCCCTCCGTGGCGATGGCGATGATCTTTCCTCCGCGTGCTTTTACCTCTTCCATGTTGCTTACGATCTTGTCGTAGATGATGTCCCGCGGCGCGATGAACACGACCGGCATGTTTTCGTCGATAAGGGCAATGGGGCCGTGCTTCATTTCCGCCGCGGGATACCCCTCGGCGTGGATGTAGGATATTTCCTTGAGCTTGAGCGCCCCCTCGAGGGCGACCGGAAAATTAACGCCCCTGCCGAGGTAAAGGAAATTCTTGTTATCCTTGAATGTCTCGGCGATGGATCGAATGTAATCGCTCGCCTCAAGGACTTTTGTTACAAGATCGGGTATCTCCTGCAGCTCATCGATGCAGATACACAACTCATCCGTCGTCATATCCTTGCGATGCGCGAGCATCAGCGCAAGCATGGCGAGCACGGTGACCTGGGACGTGAATGCCTTTGTGGAGGCGACGCCGATCTCGGGACCGGCATGAATGTAAATGCCGCCATCGCTCTCGCGGGCAATGGTGCTCCCCACGACATTGGTTATGCCAAGGACCTTGATGCCCTTCGATTTCGCTTCGCGGAGGGCGGCGAGAGTGTCGGCGGTCTCGCCGGATTGGCTGATGACGATGACCAGGTCACCCTGCTTCAGGATGGGCTTCCGGTACCTGAATTCGGAGGCGTATTCGACCTCGACGGGAATGCGGGCATATTCCTCGATGAGATATTCGCCTATGAGCCCGGCGTGCCAGGACGTTCCGCAGGCGATGAATATCACGCGCTGTATGCCGTTGAGCTCGGCTTCTGTGAGCCTTAGTCCGTCGAGCCGTATGGTGCAGGTATCGCTGACGGCCCGCCCTCTGTATGCGTTGTGAATCGTTTCCGGCTGTTCGAAGATTTCTTTCAGCATGAAATGATCGAACCCCATCTTTTCAATGGCTTTGATGTCCCAGTCTATATCAACGATTTTCTTGTCAATATTTTTCAGGTTAAGATCATAGGTCTTGAAGCTGTCCTTTGTAAGGTCGAGAATTTCCCTGTCTTCGAGATAGATGACCCTGTTGGTATGCTCGATGATGGCGCTGGCATCGGAGGCGACGATCATCTCGCCGTCTCCCGATCCCAGGATGAGGGGGCTCCCGTTCCGTGCCGCTATGATGCGGCCCGGCTCACGCTTTGAAACAATGCAGAGGCCGTAGGTGCCTTCAAGATTCGCGATGGCCTTCATCACGGCATCGAGGAGATCGCCGTTCTGTTCATAATGATACTCGATCAAATGAGCTATAACCTCGGTGTCGGTGTCGCTCTTTATGATATGGCCTTTTTCAGTGAGCATTTTCTTTATCGCCGAGAAGTTTTCGATAATGCCGTTATGAACTACGGCGATTTCATTGTGGCAGTCCATGTGTGGATGGGCGTTGAGGTCCGATGGAACGCCGTGGGTGGCCCACCTGGTATGTCCAATTCCGGTATGATAGCGGCTGATATCGCCATGGTCGCCGTTTCCAAGCGATTGTTCAAGGTTTGAAATCTTGCCGTTTTTTTTATGTACGAACAGATCATCATCGACAAGAGCAATCCCCGCAGAATCATAACCGCGATATTCCAGTCGTTTCAGGCCATTTATAACAATGTCGGCGGCGCTTTTATTTCCAATATACCCAACTATGCCACACATGAAGCAAAATCCCCCGGGTTGTCATTAAAAATCTGCATAAGCTTTTATTTGAACAGATTAAAGTCAAGATATAAACAGGTGAAATTGTTAACATCATGTAAAAATGTAGTAATATTGCGATATTATATAAAAATCACCCACGGTGATCTCCTTTTCCTTATCGGGAACCCATAAATAGATATAAGCGATGAAAATTAACTTTAATTACGGCTGAAAACATAAATTGGGAAGGCTCATTGACGGCACCAGAATTATTCGTGAAGATCGCCGAAAAGATGTATACCGCCAATTGGGAATCTGTGGACAGGACAAGCTCGATGATCTCAACCTGATGCAAGCATCTTGATGATGCCGCAGCCTGCCGGAGCCGCTTTGACAAAAAGAACGACGGCAATACATCCTTGTGATAAATTTCATGGTCAGCCTATAATTTTGAAGGGCAGTGGATCCCCGATAATTATTGATTACACTCACATCTCCGTCCTCAAATGGTTTTTTTATTGTAAAAAAAATACATCGGTCAAATTATTGTCAAAATTGGATGTCATACGGGGAAAAGTCATGATCGATATAGACTTTAAAAAGACCGGGGGACTCGTTCCTGTTATTGTGCAGGACTATGCCACTGGGACGGTACTTATGCTGGCGTATATGAACAGGGAAACATGGGATCTTACCATTAAAACAGGCATAGTCCATTACTGGAGCAGATCAAGGAACAAGATATGGAAAAAGGGCGAATCATCTGGAAATGTCCAGGAAGTGAAGGAAATTCGCATTGATTGCGACAATGATACTGTTCTGATCAAGGTAAACCAGGTAGGGAAGGCGGCATGCCACGACGGATACCAGAGCTGCTTTTACCGTGTCGTTAAAAACGGAACTCTGGTGACGGATGGAGAGCGCGTGTTCGATCCTGCGGCTGTGTATGGAGAAAAAAAATGACGAAACAGATAAAACTGGGCATTCCGAAGGGAAGCCTGGAAAATGCCACCATTGAACTTTTTCAAAAAGCCGGATGGAAAATCTCGGTTTCATCTCGAAATTATTTTCCGGTTATTGATGATGATGAAATAAGCTGCTCCCTTGTCCGCGCCCAGGAAATGGCCCGGTACATCGAAAACGGCGTCCTCGATATCGGTTTGACCGGCCTTGACTGGATCCTCGAAAACGAGGCTGATGTACAGGTAATATCCGACCTGGTGTATTCCAAGGTCAGCACGAGGAAAGCGCGGTGGGTCCTGGCGGTGCCAGAAGATTCCGATATTCATTCAATCGAGGATTGTTCCGGTAAAACCATATCAACCGAGCTCGTGCAATTTACCAAAAACTTCTTTAAAGAGCGCAATATCCCCGTTCAGGTCGAGTTCTCGTGGGGCGCCACAGAAGCAAAAGTCGTTGAGGGCCTTGTCGATGCCATTGTCGAGGTGACGGAAACGGGCTCAACGATTAAAGCGCACGGCCTCAAGATAATTGCGACCCTGCTGGAAACCAACACAAAGCTGGTCGCAAATAAAAAGAGCCTTTCGGACGAATGGAAAAAGAACAAGATCATGCAGATAGCGATGCTTTTACGGGGCGCCCTCAGCGCTGAAAAGATGATCGGTTTGAAAATGAATGTTCCCCAGGGCGGTCTGGATCGCGTGGTCGCAATCATACCGAGCCTTACATCGCCGACCATTTCACAGCTGTATAATTCAGAATGGCTTTCCGTTGAAACGGTCATCGAAGAATCAATTGCCAGGGAGGTCATTCCGCTCCTCATCGAAGCCGGCGCCGATGGAATAATCGAATATCCCCTGAACAAAGTTGTAAACAAGAACGATATCTGAAGGATTCGATAATCCGCGCGGTACCGCAGATCTTACAGCGGTATCTTCAAATATGCAGTGGTGTTATTTTTGTCAGTGGAAATGACAAGGCTGTCATTGGGCGCATTGAGGCTTTTCAGCATCATCTTGATCAACACGAGACCCAGACCTGCGCCTTCACGGTGGGGATCTTCAATGTTCTTTATGCAGTAATCAGCCAGATCCCGGCAATTTTCGGCATCAGTTAATTTTTTATTTACATTTATCGTTTCTGTCTCGGTCATCCTGACGGGATTCATGACCTTGACATGAAGCGTTTTATCCGCGGTCCAAAGATCGATGACGGCTTTCAGGTCGTCTCTGCGCGCGAATTCTTCGAAAATATTTATGTTCTCCCTGCTGATTTCAAGCTTAAAAAGCTCCAGTGCCTTATTATAATCGATTATCTCGTGGGATTTATTTTTGGGATCATAATCCTCGAAATAGATGTTCTTATAATTGGCCTTGATCGCGTTTATGATCAATTCTTTAACGCTGGCAAAAATTGGAGCCATCAGCTCGGTGCGCTCATGAGCGGTGAGTATGTCAAGAATAATCCGGCGAATTTGCTTTTCGATATCATCGGAAATGGTATAGGCGACAACTCGCGCGCTATTGGCTTTTTTTTCAGACAATGGTTTCATCGAGGAGTATTATTGAAATTTGTTCCAGTTGTAAATTATGGCAAGATTTTATATCAGCAATTAATGCTAAACATTCTCTATGATTAATTGTAATAATATCACTTTTATAATAATTATTCTGTAATGCAAAATAATTTGAAAAAGCGTAATAGTCAATAAAAAAACGGGCTGATAGGATTTTATATTGACAACTTGATAATTTATAAAAAAAAACTATGTATTATAAGTTAACAGTTTGCTGATAAACAGCAAACTGCTAAACGATACATGGATGTATCGCCTTTTTTCGAGGCATTAGCCGAGAAAAATGTGAGGTTTTACGAATTCACTTCGTAAAACCGACCCTGAAAAACTCCAAGGAGGGAGTTTTTCAGGAAACTGTGAGTTAATTAATAAATACCTATATGATATAACAGATGAAAAACAAATGGATTTATCCAGCATTGATACTGCTCTGGGCCGTTAAGAGCGTTTCAGCGGAACAAATAAACATCAATAAAAATGATGTATATATCAAAAAAGGCTTCTCCGCTGAATGGATCGATTCCATCCCGGCCGATGATGCATCCTGGCTTGTCGCAGGACCGACAAGAGCAGTAAAGACAATGAGAGTATCGGAAATGGCGTTACCCGGCATGCCCAAGCGTCATTTCTTTTCATACCGCCACTACAAACCTGAAAACTTCACGTTCATCACAAGCTTCAATATGGCAGAAGATGCGCAGATGGAAAGGGAGTTCCTGGGATTATATATAGACCAGATAGGCGAAAACTGGGAAGTCTATCTAAATGGGAAACTGCTGAAAAGTGAAATGCATGTCATGGCTGACGGCGAAATCAAGGAATTCAGGAACCAGCGGCGCGTCCTTATCTATATCAATCCCCTCCTGATAAAACCCGGCAAGAATATACTGGCATTCAGAATTGTAGGTGATCCCACGATTGATGATACCGGCTTTTATGCGAATTTGCCCATTCTGATAGACAATTATGAAAAGCTGGCAAGAAAAAAAATGAGGCTCACGCAGCTTATTCTATTGTTTGTTTACCTGGTAGTGGGCCTCTATCTATTATTGCTCTACTTATTCAGAAGATCGGAGCTCTATAACCTGGTATTCGCCTTTTTTTCAATAATGTTTTTCATCTACCTTTTCTGCAGGACGAGCACTGTCTACATGCTGGTTCCCAACACCCATTGGACCTTGTTAATAGAATTTATATCCCTGTATACGCTCCTGCCGCTCATCATGTGCTTCATGGAGCTGATTCTTCACGGCAGGATCCGGGCATTTGTTTATGGATACGGAATATTCTGTATTGCTCTTATCGCACTATCCTTCGTGTCTCCCTATTCCGTAAGGGTTGATATACTCCGGATCTGGCAATACACGTCAATAATTACGGTCCTCTATATATTATTCCAAATCACGAGCTCCTTCATAATAACGGTGCGTCATGACTATGGTAGCTCCATGCCTGGCAATAGGCCGAATGTATTACGGTCATTAATAAACAGTATCATGAACACGGTGCCGGGCAATCTCATGGTGGGCGCGCTGGTAGCGGCCGCATGCGCTGCCTTTGATGTTTTAGACGCCATGTTCTTCACGACAGGTATTGTCTTGAGCAACTATGGATTTATGGTATTTATAATAGGGATTACCATGGTCCTCTCGAACCGCTATGTCTATTTGCACCGGGAAATAGACGGCTTGAGCGATGATCTGGTAAAAAAAACCAGGGACCTCAAGGAAACACGTGTCAAGTATGGCATTTCCAAGGAGAAGTACCGTCTCCTGGTTGAAGGCTCCACCGATATCATATTCTCCCTTGATGAAAAATTCAATTTTATAACAGCCAACAAAGCCCTATGCGATCTGCTGCGGATCCCCAAGGATGATCTGGCTGGAAAAAACCTTATCGATGTCCTCTACCAGCCTGATGGAGTGTCTGTTTCGCTGCAGTTCATCCATGAAAAGCTGGGATCTTTTCTGATAGATAAAAAGCCGCTCCATATTAAGCTCGACTTTAAAATCCCCTTTGGCATTGAGCCTCAAGCTCTCCAGGTTCGGTTTGAATACATCAATATCGAGGGCCGATACGAAATCTTCGGCAGGGGCATGCGAGTCGCCGATGACGCTCTCAATCAGTACCTTCTGTCTGAACAGCACCGCTATCGCATAGGGAACATGCTCATCGTGGCCGATGACCTGAGCGTGAGAATCACTCGAAATCTCGACAAATTCATAGGGAAAAAAGAGGTAAACTTTATCAGGCTCGCCATTCGCGAGATGCTGATCAACGCCATCGAGCATGGGAACCTTGCCATAACCTTCGAGGAAAAGACAAGGGAGCTTGAAAACGACAATTATTTTACATACCTGAATCAGCGACAGAAGGATCCTCGTTTCAGCGGAAGGACCGTGGAAGTCTTGTATTCGGCCGATTCTGACAAGATATCCTACACCATAACCGACCAGGGCAAAGGCTTCGAACATCTTATGTATCTGGATGAAAATATCGATGTTAATGAGGAATTCCTGTCGCATGGTCGAGGCATATCATTGGCCAAGAATATTTTTGATGAGATACGATATAATGAAACAGGGAACAGCGTGATGCTGGTAAAATGGCTTAATAGGGGTTCATTATAGAGGTAAGTGCAATCTACCTGACAGAGGCAATCAGCATTTCAATCCGGTGCCGAGCCTCATTTCGATGGACATGTTCCGCAAGTTTTTGGGAAATGTGATAGACCTGAGATAATCGATAAAGCATTTCTCCAGTTTTTCCGGGGCCTTTCCCCTGCATACCTTTTCAGCAGTTTTTGAGTACCCTGCCAATTTCCCTCCTTTATCGATAACCACAATTACATCGATATAAATGTATTCGCAATTGGCGCAGTTCATGGACAATCGCGATTGCGCAAGGCATCGGCGAAAGACGTTGCGCCGGAACCCTTCTCGTATCTCATTCATGGATTGCCAACGGTCGCCGGCAAGTTCATAGTCCTTAACGATCACGTTTTTGCTTTTTTCCGAGCATGTAGCATTGAAGAATACCAATGTCACAGCAAGTATTGCGATAACCGGAAGTGGGATTGATCGTGAGGAATGATTTGATAATGTTGCCATTGCATTAATAAGAAAGGGCCCACGCTTTTCAGCGTAGGCCCCGGATTGTTCTTACTTTTCCACTGTCTCGATGAGAGAGTTTGGCGGCAGAATGTCGACATAGACGGTGAATGATGTAATGGTGGACATGTTTCCCGCCTTGTCAACCGCTTTGGCGTCAATCTGGTGTTTGCCGTTATTCTGGAATTGGATCTCACTCTTATAGGGGATGAATTCACCTTTACCGTCGATGCGGTAATAAATGACGGCAACGCCCGACTCATCATCCTTGGCGGCAATCGTATATTTTACATCGGTTGACGCGACGTTCTGATTGTCGATCTTCTTGAGCTCCTTATCCGGCTTTACCTCGACGACAGGGGCCGTTTCATCGGTAACAAGTTTTACAACGGCATCTTTCATTTCCACTTCATTACCGGCATCATCGAGAACCCTGAAGGCGAATTGCTCGGTGACGTTGTTTACATTGTCAGTGGCCTTTATTTTGAGGTTGATATCGGCCTTGGGAGGGATGGCGAAGGGGGCCGCATATTCCTGGAAATTGGTTCCGTCGGTGGAATATTCGACCTTGTTTACGCCGGAGAGTGCATCGCTCGTATTTATCGTGAAAAGAACGTTTTTCTGATAATAAATTTTGTCCCCGATCTTTTTAACAGGTGAACTGGTGGTAACAACGATGACCGGACCGGTATTGTCAACGGCGACATTGTATGTTTTTTCGGCTTCCTTGTTACCGGCTTTATCGGTGCCGTTATACTTTACTGTGTGATATCCTTCCTTGTCGATAGTAAAAGGATTTTGATATGTTTGGGCAGCCGCGTCATCGATTTTATATTCGATCTTTTCGATTGCGAGGTCATCAATGGCGGTCAGTTTAAATTGAACCTTTGAATTGACGAAGATCGTTTTTCCATCAGTATATGATTTTGCCGTGGCTGCGATGGTTGTCTGCTCTGTTTTCGATCCTGTATCGGTTTTGACAGCCTCTTCTTTTTTTACTTCTTCCTTCTTCACTTCGTCGGTCACTTCGCTTTTCTTTTCGTCAGCGACATCCCCGGTCTTTGCCGGATCGGTGGTTGACGGATCATCCTGCGAATAGGCCAAGCCGGAAATGAAAATTCCGATAGCTGCGCATATCGAAATTATAAACATTTTTTTAAACATACATAACCTCCATTTTGCTGTATAAACATGTATAATTAATTACTTAATTTAACGTCTATAATAGTTTGTTATTAATTAATATTAATAATTAATTGTCAATAGATATTTGGCGGTTTAGCGACAAATTTAATCATTTTAGGCTGTTTTGATAGAATATAACAGCTGTAAAGCTTATTCGATGAACAATTATGATAAATAACAGGTAGTTGCAAGAGAATGACGAGCAATCCTGAAAAAATCAGGCTTATAACTGTATTTGATAGAATATGAATGCATTTGTATATCAACATATTGTTTGCAATGATCATTTACTTTGACTTGACTTTTTCAAACTTTTCAGTTAAATATGTAAAAAAATCTAATTTGAAAGGAGATAACATATGGTTGCCCGAACACTCGCATTAATTGTATTTTTAATGTTTTTTATCGTTGAAATGACTTTTGCCCACGGTGGAAGGACAGATTCAGAGGGTGGTCATTGGGATCATCAGAAAAAAGAGTACCATTATCACAAGGATGGAAAAATAGCCATTGATAAGAGCAAAAGCTCCCGCTATGACGAACTGGCAGGGAAGCATGAGGGTGACAAGGATACGAAGGAAACCAGGAAAGATAAGAAGAAGAAAGACAAAGACGATGCCGAAAAAGATTCAAAGGTAAAAACCAAAAAGGACAAAAAAGATAAAGAAGACAAGGAAGATAAGGAAATCAAGAAAGATAAAAAGGATAAGAAAAAAGAGAAGGAAGACAAGGTAGATAAAAAAGATAAGAAAAAAGATAAAAAAGATAAGGGTGATGAAGATAAAGATAAAAAAGTAAAAGATAAGAAGGAAAAGAAAGACAAGAAGGATAAGAAGGATAAAGAAGAAAAATCGGAGAAGAAGGAAAAGAAAGAGAAGAAAGAAAAAAAGGAAAAAAAAGAAGATAAACCAAAAAAAGAGAAAAAAGATAAAAAGAAAAAATCAAAAAAAGATGAGTGAGTCCATATAACTAGATCAGTTATCGCGTGAAGGTAATGACCGATAGGGAATTTTCAGAAGTATCGGCTGATATATGGCGGGATTTATATAAATGGCATAAAGTGCCGTAGACGTGCTGAAAATTTCCTTTCCCGAGTAGTAAAAAAGACGCGGCCTGGTCGATATGGAAGGAAGGGACGGCGGTGTGAAAA encodes the following:
- the aroQ gene encoding type II 3-dehydroquinate dehydratase encodes the protein MDSKRKILVISGPNLNLLGTREPDVYGTRTLEDMKKLAVEASKKMNVDLEFIQSNSEGEIIDCIHRNRTAVGMIINPAAFTHTSIAIRDAISAVGIPTVEVHLSNIHAREEFRRKSYIAPVCVGQISGFGIHSYLLGLSALDAYLNERDKR
- a CDS encoding PCI domain-containing protein, whose protein sequence is MIFKKAIATAVQLFGLFILFCGATTCILGIAMHIDSSSAQSKSGIPIAFFSLSFIIPGLFLYMRSKKMKKNIELMQTIAGMVISYRRIKISDVAARLTMPEQLAAKLLAAAVEKGLVRGKIDRTTGEFFTEEAEHEVANIRFCPSCGAPLDKVYLMGETIQCRSCGSIAR
- a CDS encoding response regulator, with protein sequence MLKERIMLVEDELITALDIQRMLERVGYQVSATLSSGEEAVEKVKSIMPDLIIMDIFLSDDMDGIEATDLITKQVDIPVIFLTANADSNTIKRADTIRHYGYLIKPIKQGDLDSIISTALQRHEIESKKRNSTRH
- a CDS encoding radical SAM protein, coding for MFSGTDILSIRPFEICSIRPPTENYSLTFRLTRNCHWKKCAFCPVYKVGAKYSRRGIDEILEDIRRAKLMDDYLYEQGVGFPVYSSAAYSRIPDFADAVKAAQWEAGIFSEQAFEIGSLPRPESLDPRMAWFLSWFNSTPDIEQCMNHIVTWRISGGRTCFLGDADSLTHKPDFIKKVIGEIRLNFPGISRFTVYGRTSTAARIRSLKELKSMAGAGLHRVHFGLESGCDTVLTMVNKGVSAEEQVAGCLKTKEAGLSCSVYVMPGLGGAAHSDANGHDTARVLSRIGPDFIRLRSLEIFPMTALEEARKNGAFIEATEELVVREIRILIEETDADTEILSDSASNLLPIFGKLPRDRKGMLETIDEYLDLDPREKLEFSVRARIESFIGQYGELTEDIISLLAPCIKENKLDFKNSDDTSLKNIISLIRSKLMP
- the glmS gene encoding glutamine--fructose-6-phosphate transaminase (isomerizing), translated to MCGIVGYIGNKSAADIVINGLKRLEYRGYDSAGIALVDDDLFVHKKNGKISNLEQSLGNGDHGDISRYHTGIGHTRWATHGVPSDLNAHPHMDCHNEIAVVHNGIIENFSAIKKMLTEKGHIIKSDTDTEVIAHLIEYHYEQNGDLLDAVMKAIANLEGTYGLCIVSKREPGRIIAARNGSPLILGSGDGEMIVASDASAIIEHTNRVIYLEDREILDLTKDSFKTYDLNLKNIDKKIVDIDWDIKAIEKMGFDHFMLKEIFEQPETIHNAYRGRAVSDTCTIRLDGLRLTEAELNGIQRVIFIACGTSWHAGLIGEYLIEEYARIPVEVEYASEFRYRKPILKQGDLVIVISQSGETADTLAALREAKSKGIKVLGITNVVGSTIARESDGGIYIHAGPEIGVASTKAFTSQVTVLAMLALMLAHRKDMTTDELCICIDELQEIPDLVTKVLEASDYIRSIAETFKDNKNFLYLGRGVNFPVALEGALKLKEISYIHAEGYPAAEMKHGPIALIDENMPVVFIAPRDIIYDKIVSNMEEVKARGGKIIAIATEGDESIRRYSDHIIYIPEVRKIFSPLLTVIPLQLLAYHVAVLRGCDVDQPRNLAKSVTVE
- the hisI gene encoding phosphoribosyl-AMP cyclohydrolase, giving the protein MIDIDFKKTGGLVPVIVQDYATGTVLMLAYMNRETWDLTIKTGIVHYWSRSRNKIWKKGESSGNVQEVKEIRIDCDNDTVLIKVNQVGKAACHDGYQSCFYRVVKNGTLVTDGERVFDPAAVYGEKK
- a CDS encoding ATP phosphoribosyltransferase; translation: MTKQIKLGIPKGSLENATIELFQKAGWKISVSSRNYFPVIDDDEISCSLVRAQEMARYIENGVLDIGLTGLDWILENEADVQVISDLVYSKVSTRKARWVLAVPEDSDIHSIEDCSGKTISTELVQFTKNFFKERNIPVQVEFSWGATEAKVVEGLVDAIVEVTETGSTIKAHGLKIIATLLETNTKLVANKKSLSDEWKKNKIMQIAMLLRGALSAEKMIGLKMNVPQGGLDRVVAIIPSLTSPTISQLYNSEWLSVETVIEESIAREVIPLLIEAGADGIIEYPLNKVVNKNDI